In a genomic window of Ranitomeya imitator isolate aRanImi1 chromosome 5, aRanImi1.pri, whole genome shotgun sequence:
- the AHSG gene encoding alpha-2-HS-glycoprotein isoform X1 — protein MKPLLVTSLLFCCSVVRPLPQPGRVVNCDDADVHEAANVAVQHINSHHNTGYKFTLNRVEKVFLRPSGLGDIIFMELDLLETKCPSKSPIPVSDCEVRPVAEQAVEGDCDVKLQNQSGTFTVISTRCKSELDSAENMRMYPDRPLLAPLNDSQVVHAVDVSLHKFNGGNNTAFYLLHEIGRGSIQSGISNSVHVEFVIAASNCTVDEANSGTAACVEQTGAGAHFGACSGSVVKSPGAVDEEVIAQCTVYEPQPEKTGALQVPLAPPQTNVVSRFHHNLHDPSMGPHSSESNSAEQLLAFRAGHAHRRSLTGNPVPSLPLCPGRKIHF, from the exons ATGAAGCCACTGTTAGTGACCTCGTTACTCTTTTGTTGCTCTGTTGTACGGCCTTTACCGCAGCCTGGTCGTGTTGTAAACTGTGATGATGCCGACGTGCATGAGGCAGCTAACGTAGCCGTTCAGCACATTAATAGCCATCACAACACTGGATATAAGTTTACCCTCAACCGAGTTGAGAAAGTCTTTCTGCGCCCTTCG GGATTAGGAGACATTATTTTcatggagttagatctcctggagaCAAAGTGTCCATCCAAAAGTCCAATACCAGTATCGGATTGTGAAGTGAGACCAGTTGCTGAGCAG GCAGTGGAAGGCGACTGTGATGTGAAACTTCAGAATCAAAGCGGCACCTTTACAGTCATTAGCACCAGGTGTAAATCTGAACTGG ATTCAGCAGAAAATATGAGAATGTATCCTGACCGCCCACTGCTGGCACCTCTTAACGATTCCCAGGTAGTGCATGCAGTTGATGTGTCCCTTCACAAATTTAATGGAGGAAACAACACAGCATTTTACTTACTCCATGAGATTGGCCGGGGAAGCATTCAG tCCGGCATTAGCAATTCGGTACATGTTGAGTTTGTTATTGCAGCAAGTAACTGTACCGTAGATGAAGCCAATTCTGGAACTGCTGCATGTGTGGAGCAAACTGGAGCTGGCGCT CATTTTGGAGCTTGCTCTGGGTCAGTTGTAAAAAGTCCCGGAGCTGTAGATGAGGAAGTTATAGCTCAATGCACAGTCTATGAACCTCAG CCTGAAAAAACTGGAGCACTACAGGTCCCCCTGGCACCTCCACAAACTAATGTTGTGTCACGTTTTCACCATAACCTGCATGATCCCAGCATGGGTCCTCATTCTTCTGAATCTAACTCTGCTGAACAACTTCTAGCTTTCAGAGCAGGCCATGCCCATAGGAGGTCGCTCACCGGTAATCCTGTGCCAAGTCTTCCCTTGTGTCCTGGCAGGAAAATACACTTCTAA
- the AHSG gene encoding alpha-2-HS-glycoprotein isoform X2 codes for MKPLLVTSLLFCCSVVRPLPQPGRVVNCDDADVHEAANVAVQHINSHHNTGYKFTLNRVEKVFLRPSGLGDIIFMELDLLETKCPSKSPIPVSDCEVRPVAEQAVEGDCDVKLQNQSGTFTVISTRCKSELDSAENMRMYPDRPLLAPLNDSQVVHAVDVSLHKFNGGNNTAFYLLHEIGRGSIQHFGACSGSVVKSPGAVDEEVIAQCTVYEPQPEKTGALQVPLAPPQTNVVSRFHHNLHDPSMGPHSSESNSAEQLLAFRAGHAHRRSLTGNPVPSLPLCPGRKIHF; via the exons ATGAAGCCACTGTTAGTGACCTCGTTACTCTTTTGTTGCTCTGTTGTACGGCCTTTACCGCAGCCTGGTCGTGTTGTAAACTGTGATGATGCCGACGTGCATGAGGCAGCTAACGTAGCCGTTCAGCACATTAATAGCCATCACAACACTGGATATAAGTTTACCCTCAACCGAGTTGAGAAAGTCTTTCTGCGCCCTTCG GGATTAGGAGACATTATTTTcatggagttagatctcctggagaCAAAGTGTCCATCCAAAAGTCCAATACCAGTATCGGATTGTGAAGTGAGACCAGTTGCTGAGCAG GCAGTGGAAGGCGACTGTGATGTGAAACTTCAGAATCAAAGCGGCACCTTTACAGTCATTAGCACCAGGTGTAAATCTGAACTGG ATTCAGCAGAAAATATGAGAATGTATCCTGACCGCCCACTGCTGGCACCTCTTAACGATTCCCAGGTAGTGCATGCAGTTGATGTGTCCCTTCACAAATTTAATGGAGGAAACAACACAGCATTTTACTTACTCCATGAGATTGGCCGGGGAAGCATTCAG CATTTTGGAGCTTGCTCTGGGTCAGTTGTAAAAAGTCCCGGAGCTGTAGATGAGGAAGTTATAGCTCAATGCACAGTCTATGAACCTCAG CCTGAAAAAACTGGAGCACTACAGGTCCCCCTGGCACCTCCACAAACTAATGTTGTGTCACGTTTTCACCATAACCTGCATGATCCCAGCATGGGTCCTCATTCTTCTGAATCTAACTCTGCTGAACAACTTCTAGCTTTCAGAGCAGGCCATGCCCATAGGAGGTCGCTCACCGGTAATCCTGTGCCAAGTCTTCCCTTGTGTCCTGGCAGGAAAATACACTTCTAA